The Candidatus Zixiibacteriota bacterium genome has a window encoding:
- a CDS encoding aldehyde dehydrogenase family protein — protein sequence MSKPEVFKNLINGEWVESKSGKTYENLNPADTSDVVGVFQKSNGDDVKDAIDAASEAYKKWRLVPAPKRGEILYRIGARLTADKEALSQVMTREMGKIIAETRGDTQEAIDMTFYMAGEGRRLFGVTTPSEMPNKFNMTVRQPLGVCSFITPWNFPMAIPSWKSMPALICGNTIVIKPATETPASVVNFARVCQEEGLPPGVINVVTGSGAQLGEPLMKNPAVKIVSFTGSTEIGRKISETCATDFKHCCLEMGGKNIQIVMDDANLELAVDGALWGAFGTTGQRCTATSRVICHKDIVKKFTEALAKRAASLKVGNGLDESVQMGPCVNEGQRETVLGYIEIGKKEGAKLVTGGEKLTGGDYDKGYFVQPTIFGDVTQEMRIWKEEIFGPVLGIGVFETLEQAIEMANDTPYGLSASIFTQDVNKAYVAMRDVYTGIFYVNAPTIGAETHMPFGGTKETGNGHREASTAALDVFSEWKSCYVDFSGALQRPQIDN from the coding sequence ATGAGTAAGCCCGAAGTCTTCAAAAACCTGATAAACGGTGAATGGGTCGAGTCCAAGTCCGGCAAGACCTACGAGAACCTCAACCCGGCCGATACGAGCGATGTTGTGGGCGTGTTTCAGAAGTCAAATGGCGATGATGTCAAGGATGCTATTGATGCCGCTTCAGAAGCCTACAAGAAATGGCGGTTGGTGCCGGCTCCCAAGCGAGGCGAGATTCTCTATCGAATCGGAGCTCGTTTGACGGCGGACAAAGAAGCTCTGTCGCAGGTTATGACGCGCGAGATGGGTAAGATCATCGCCGAGACTCGTGGTGACACTCAGGAAGCTATCGACATGACTTTCTATATGGCCGGCGAAGGTCGTCGTTTGTTCGGTGTGACCACACCGTCGGAGATGCCTAACAAGTTCAATATGACCGTGCGTCAACCGTTGGGTGTTTGTTCGTTCATCACACCGTGGAATTTCCCAATGGCGATTCCTTCCTGGAAGTCGATGCCGGCTCTTATCTGTGGTAATACTATAGTGATCAAGCCAGCCACCGAGACTCCGGCTTCGGTAGTGAACTTTGCACGTGTCTGTCAGGAAGAAGGCCTTCCGCCAGGCGTCATCAATGTTGTCACCGGTTCCGGTGCACAGCTGGGTGAACCACTGATGAAGAATCCGGCTGTTAAGATTGTATCCTTTACCGGTTCGACTGAAATTGGCCGCAAGATTTCCGAGACATGTGCCACCGATTTCAAACACTGTTGTTTGGAAATGGGCGGCAAGAATATTCAGATCGTTATGGACGATGCCAACCTCGAACTAGCCGTCGATGGCGCTCTCTGGGGTGCTTTTGGAACTACCGGTCAGCGTTGCACAGCTACCAGCCGGGTCATCTGCCATAAGGATATCGTTAAGAAGTTCACCGAGGCTCTCGCCAAACGCGCCGCATCTCTTAAGGTAGGAAATGGCCTTGACGAATCGGTTCAGATGGGACCGTGTGTCAATGAAGGCCAGCGTGAGACCGTTCTGGGTTATATCGAGATTGGTAAGAAGGAAGGCGCGAAACTCGTCACGGGCGGTGAGAAACTGACCGGTGGCGATTATGACAAGGGCTACTTTGTCCAGCCGACGATATTTGGTGACGTCACCCAGGAAATGCGCATTTGGAAAGAAGAGATATTTGGCCCGGTGCTGGGTATTGGTGTTTTTGAGACTCTGGAGCAAGCTATTGAGATGGCCAATGATACTCCGTATGGCCTGTCGGCTTCGATCTTCACTCAGGATGTGAACAAAGCCTATGTGGCCATGCGCGATGTCTACACCGGCATTTTCTACGTCAACGCTCCGACCATCGGGGCGGAGACCCACATGCCGTTCGGCGGCACCAAGGAGACCGGTAACGGCCATCGTGAGGCGTCCACAGCGGCGCTTGATGTATTCAGCGAATGGAAATCCTGCTACGTCGATTTCTCCGGCGCTCTCCAGCGTCCGCAGATCGACAACTGA
- a CDS encoding CCA tRNA nucleotidyltransferase, which translates to MGKLSRDAVAAILEKGRIYEVGGVVRDRLLSRPQTEQDHDYLVTGIPYEEIVRILNPHGNVSLVGRSFGVIKFTQFVSGQPTTCDISLPRTEHSTGVGHKDFEVCYDPSLSIDDDLVRRDFTINAMAWELDGDELTDPLGGRADLEAHLLRMVYPESFLDDPLRMMRAIQFAARFDFSVEAETFAAICKHAHLIKTVSSERIADELTKLLTLAPKPSIGFRLMESSGLLKHVLPELQNCIAVDQPGGYHKYDVFGHIVRTVDVCPPNLALRWAAVFHDINKPQAKRVVGEGATFYGHEVQSARTAECVLKRLRYSHDLIADVKILVERHMFTTDVSPKGLRRLVKRVGVPLIYNLLDLRRADVEAQGMDGTTDDVDQFEKDIHEELDRKPPFSLQDLVVNGGMIMDWFILDPGQKVGLILDRLLEEVLDHPEHNTIDKLKDIATKFYNSLPDNSIIVSDKETDV; encoded by the coding sequence ATGGGTAAGTTGTCGCGGGATGCTGTAGCAGCGATACTTGAAAAAGGTCGCATTTATGAAGTTGGTGGTGTCGTGCGTGACCGGCTTCTCAGTCGGCCTCAGACCGAGCAGGACCATGATTATCTGGTCACCGGGATTCCCTACGAGGAAATAGTCCGTATTCTTAACCCACATGGCAATGTAAGCCTGGTGGGACGCAGTTTCGGAGTTATAAAGTTTACTCAGTTTGTTTCCGGTCAACCGACCACTTGCGATATCAGCCTTCCTCGCACGGAGCATTCCACCGGTGTCGGTCACAAAGATTTCGAAGTTTGTTATGATCCTTCATTGTCGATTGATGATGACCTTGTGCGGCGTGACTTCACAATTAACGCTATGGCCTGGGAATTGGATGGGGACGAATTAACAGATCCACTTGGCGGAAGAGCTGATTTAGAAGCTCACTTGTTACGCATGGTATATCCGGAGTCATTTCTAGATGATCCGTTGCGCATGATGAGAGCGATTCAATTTGCGGCCAGGTTTGATTTTTCCGTCGAAGCTGAGACATTCGCCGCTATTTGTAAACATGCTCATCTGATCAAGACGGTCTCGAGTGAGCGCATTGCCGATGAGTTGACCAAGCTTCTAACTCTGGCTCCAAAACCGTCCATTGGCTTCCGTTTGATGGAGTCGTCCGGTCTTCTGAAGCATGTCCTGCCGGAACTTCAGAACTGTATAGCTGTCGATCAACCTGGTGGGTACCACAAGTATGACGTGTTTGGACATATTGTTCGTACGGTTGATGTTTGCCCTCCAAACCTTGCGCTACGATGGGCCGCTGTATTCCACGATATTAATAAGCCTCAGGCCAAAAGAGTGGTTGGTGAGGGAGCGACGTTCTATGGCCATGAAGTACAGAGTGCCCGTACGGCTGAGTGCGTTCTCAAGCGCCTCCGATACTCCCATGATCTGATTGCCGATGTGAAGATACTGGTCGAGCGTCACATGTTTACTACCGATGTCTCGCCCAAAGGATTGCGGCGTCTGGTCAAGCGTGTAGGGGTGCCGTTGATCTATAACCTTCTGGATCTTCGCCGGGCAGATGTCGAGGCACAGGGGATGGATGGCACAACCGATGATGTTGACCAGTTCGAAAAAGACATTCATGAGGAACTTGATCGTAAACCGCCTTTTTCCCTTCAGGATCTGGTTGTCAACGGCGGCATGATTATGGATTGGTTCATTCTTGATCCAGGCCAAAAAGTAGGTCTGATTCTGGACCGTCTCCTCGAAGAAGTGCTGGATCATCCCGAGCATAATACGATCGACAAACTGAAAGATATTGCTACTAAGTTCTACAATTCACTCCCCGACAACTCAATAATCGTTAGCGATAAGGAAACAGACGTATGA
- a CDS encoding 2-oxoacid:acceptor oxidoreductase subunit alpha has protein sequence MSVAQKKKLLLQANDSCVEGALYAGMNFFAGYPITPSTEIAELSARELPKIGGKFIQMEDEIASVAALIGASASGAKVMTGTSGPGYSLMQELIGYAYMVEVPLVIANVQRGGPSTGLPTKVSQADTMQARWGTHGDYNAIAVAPSTVGDTLTETVRAFNLAERFRTPVTILLDEVIAHSREIIEIPEEGELEIINRVKPTCKPEDYKSSEFTENGVTPMPAYGEGYRYHLTGLTHDERGFPTNNPSEISPKLEKLRDKILNYTDEIVKLRVEMLDDAEVVFISYGSVSRAALQAVSLARGVGVKVGCIQLYTIWPFPDEQLRDLCSKCKKVIVGELNMGQIIHEVRRVLPNDKEIHSLQRYDGEILTPMQLLEKLEEVL, from the coding sequence ATTTCTGTGGCACAAAAGAAGAAACTCCTACTACAGGCCAACGACTCATGCGTCGAGGGAGCATTGTACGCCGGCATGAATTTCTTTGCCGGGTACCCTATAACACCTTCCACTGAAATTGCCGAGTTGTCTGCTCGTGAATTGCCTAAGATCGGTGGCAAGTTCATCCAGATGGAAGATGAAATCGCCTCGGTCGCGGCTCTTATTGGGGCTTCTGCCTCAGGCGCCAAGGTTATGACTGGCACTTCCGGTCCGGGGTACTCACTTATGCAGGAACTAATCGGCTATGCCTACATGGTCGAAGTTCCGCTTGTTATCGCTAATGTTCAGCGCGGTGGTCCATCAACCGGTTTGCCGACCAAGGTTAGCCAGGCTGACACTATGCAGGCACGCTGGGGAACCCATGGTGACTACAACGCTATCGCTGTTGCTCCGTCAACCGTCGGTGATACATTGACCGAAACTGTTCGCGCCTTCAACCTCGCTGAACGATTTCGCACTCCGGTTACTATTTTACTGGACGAAGTTATCGCTCACTCGCGTGAGATCATTGAGATTCCCGAGGAGGGCGAGTTGGAGATTATCAACCGTGTTAAGCCTACCTGCAAGCCGGAAGACTACAAATCCAGCGAGTTTACGGAAAATGGTGTAACGCCAATGCCGGCCTACGGTGAGGGGTATCGTTATCATCTGACTGGCCTGACGCACGATGAACGTGGTTTCCCGACCAACAATCCCTCTGAGATATCTCCCAAGTTAGAGAAGCTGAGAGACAAGATTCTGAATTACACTGATGAGATCGTCAAGCTACGGGTTGAAATGCTGGACGATGCCGAAGTCGTCTTCATCTCCTACGGTTCGGTCTCACGGGCTGCGTTGCAGGCAGTTAGTCTGGCTCGTGGCGTTGGTGTCAAGGTGGGTTGTATCCAGCTCTATACGATTTGGCCTTTCCCGGATGAACAGCTCCGTGATCTCTGTTCCAAGTGCAAGAAGGTGATTGTTGGTGAACTCAATATGGGCCAGATCATTCACGAAGTTCGCCGTGTCTTGCCAAATGACAAGGAAATTCACTCTCTGCAACGCTACGATGGAGAAATCCTGACGCCTATGCAATTGCTTGAAAAGCTTGAGGAGGTGCTCTGA
- the arcC gene encoding carbamate kinase encodes MKKTAVVALGGNAITQPHLEDTIANQFSNTRRSLDGVVELAREGYGLVITHGNGPQVGNCLLRIELSRGKTPFLPLGILVADTEGGMGYMIEQSLHNRLRAEGIDRPVATIITQVVVDKNDPAVKNPTKFIGQFYSEREAFEYRESRGWMMKQDADRGWRRVVPSPMPLSTVPGPIIRQLVEQGTIVIAAGGGGIPVYIDENGDYEGLDAVIDKDRASAVLAREIGAEVLSILTSVDGVAVNFGKPEQKMLGIITLSEIEKYAKEGHFPAGSMGPKVEAAMQFLRDGGEMVTISSIQEAQKAVHGEAGTRIVPN; translated from the coding sequence ATCAAGAAAACAGCAGTAGTCGCCCTAGGTGGAAATGCCATCACGCAACCACACCTTGAGGACACTATTGCCAACCAGTTTTCCAATACTCGTCGTTCGCTGGACGGTGTTGTCGAGTTGGCTCGTGAAGGATATGGTCTGGTTATAACTCACGGCAACGGTCCGCAGGTAGGTAACTGTCTGCTTCGGATCGAACTCTCCCGAGGGAAAACCCCGTTTCTTCCTCTGGGGATACTGGTGGCCGATACCGAAGGCGGTATGGGCTACATGATTGAACAGTCGCTCCATAACCGACTTCGGGCTGAAGGGATCGACCGCCCCGTTGCGACTATCATTACCCAGGTCGTCGTGGACAAGAATGATCCAGCCGTGAAGAATCCAACCAAGTTCATTGGTCAGTTCTATTCAGAGAGAGAAGCTTTCGAGTATCGTGAGTCCCGGGGCTGGATGATGAAACAGGACGCCGATCGAGGTTGGCGTCGAGTGGTTCCATCACCTATGCCGTTGAGTACCGTGCCGGGGCCGATCATTCGCCAACTGGTGGAGCAGGGGACAATCGTCATTGCCGCCGGTGGTGGTGGTATTCCTGTCTATATTGATGAAAATGGCGACTATGAGGGGCTGGATGCTGTGATTGACAAGGATCGCGCATCAGCTGTCCTGGCCAGGGAAATAGGAGCTGAAGTCCTGTCGATACTAACCTCTGTCGATGGGGTGGCGGTGAACTTCGGCAAGCCGGAACAGAAAATGCTCGGGATAATTACCTTGTCGGAAATTGAGAAATATGCCAAAGAAGGTCACTTCCCAGCAGGTTCAATGGGACCGAAGGTGGAAGCGGCCATGCAGTTTTTAAGAGATGGTGGTGAAATGGTTACAATCTCCTCGATTCAGGAGGCGCAAAAAGCTGTGCACGGTGAAGCGGGGACGAGGATTGTACCGAATTAG
- a CDS encoding ferredoxin, translating to MNASADASGEKKASAGGKNKYDYSNGPAPLNINMAWCKACNICIALCPKQVFEPDRDGKPLLTRPDDCTQCTICWVHCPDFAITSNYK from the coding sequence ATGAATGCGTCCGCTGATGCCTCCGGCGAGAAAAAAGCCTCTGCCGGCGGCAAGAATAAGTATGATTATTCAAATGGTCCCGCCCCTTTGAATATCAATATGGCGTGGTGTAAGGCGTGCAATATTTGCATTGCTTTGTGCCCCAAGCAGGTGTTCGAGCCGGACCGTGACGGCAAGCCCCTGTTGACCCGTCCGGATGATTGCACCCAGTGCACAATTTGTTGGGTCCATTGTCCCGACTTCGCCATTACATCGAACTATAAGTAA
- the sucD gene encoding succinate--CoA ligase subunit alpha: MSIFISKRTKLIVQGITGRDGSFHAEQMKAYGTNVVGGVTPGKGGSKVAGIPVFNTVEEAVKATKANTSVIYVPPPFAVDAIYEAVDAGIKLVVCITEGVPANDMMKVYPYVKEKGARLIGPNCPGLISVDQAKVGIMPGTIVKKGGVGVVSRSGTLTYEAIWALTLAGMGQTTCIGIGGDQVIGTNFIDCLEAFQADSATKAIVMIGEIGGSDEEDAAKYIKKHVTKPVVSFIAGQTAPPGKRMGHAGAIISGGSGTAEDKIKALNKAGVPVAGSPTELPIHLAELIKQAKEKAKTAKTKKTVKKDVKKAVKKAVKKAVKKAVKKAVKKVTKKAAPKKAVAKKKATTKKKK, translated from the coding sequence ATGTCGATATTCATTAGTAAGAGAACAAAACTCATCGTTCAAGGTATCACGGGCCGTGACGGTTCGTTTCATGCCGAACAGATGAAGGCTTATGGCACCAACGTTGTTGGTGGTGTCACGCCCGGTAAGGGCGGCTCAAAAGTGGCCGGCATTCCTGTTTTCAATACAGTGGAGGAAGCGGTAAAAGCTACCAAGGCCAATACTTCTGTCATTTACGTTCCACCTCCGTTTGCGGTTGATGCCATCTATGAGGCAGTCGATGCCGGTATCAAACTGGTCGTGTGTATTACTGAGGGTGTACCCGCCAATGATATGATGAAGGTCTACCCTTATGTGAAGGAAAAAGGCGCTCGTCTGATCGGTCCCAACTGCCCCGGCCTTATCTCAGTCGATCAGGCCAAGGTGGGTATTATGCCGGGCACGATCGTCAAGAAGGGCGGCGTGGGCGTCGTGTCCCGTTCAGGAACCCTGACCTACGAAGCTATCTGGGCACTGACACTGGCCGGTATGGGCCAGACGACTTGTATTGGAATCGGCGGTGACCAGGTTATCGGGACCAATTTTATAGATTGTCTCGAAGCTTTTCAGGCCGACTCGGCCACCAAGGCTATCGTCATGATTGGCGAGATCGGCGGCTCCGATGAAGAAGATGCTGCGAAGTATATCAAGAAGCATGTTACCAAGCCGGTCGTTTCCTTTATTGCGGGACAGACAGCCCCTCCCGGGAAGAGGATGGGTCACGCCGGGGCAATTATTTCCGGAGGCAGTGGTACGGCTGAAGATAAGATCAAGGCTTTGAACAAGGCGGGTGTGCCGGTGGCTGGATCACCGACCGAACTACCGATTCATTTGGCCGAATTGATCAAACAGGCCAAAGAAAAAGCCAAGACTGCCAAAACCAAGAAGACAGTCAAGAAAGACGTCAAGAAGGCAGTAAAAAAAGCAGTGAAAAAAGCCGTTAAGAAAGCCGTGAAGAAGGCTGTTAAGAAAGTGACGAAAAAAGCTGCTCCGAAGAAAGCTGTGGCTAAGAAAAAAGCGACGACAAAGAAGAAAAAATAA
- a CDS encoding 2-oxoacid:acceptor oxidoreductase family protein, producing the protein MATKFIDKITIPSDRFEMRLSGSGGQGMIFASVVLSKAIGIGSTKNVVQSQSYGPEARGGASKADVVVSDNEIYYPKAMKLDLLLAMTQEALDKYYPDLKEGGTLIIDSSMIDDVPTDKYYALEFTRIARKDVGHIMVANVVALGAIAAITGLVSKERLVETVLERAPKGTEDKNRKAVDIGYEEALKLKK; encoded by the coding sequence ATGGCAACTAAATTCATCGATAAGATCACAATCCCGAGCGATCGATTCGAAATGAGACTTTCCGGCTCCGGAGGCCAGGGTATGATCTTTGCCTCGGTCGTTCTCAGTAAGGCCATCGGTATTGGCTCCACCAAGAACGTAGTTCAGAGTCAATCGTACGGACCCGAAGCGCGTGGCGGAGCCTCCAAGGCAGATGTTGTGGTTTCGGATAACGAAATATACTACCCCAAGGCAATGAAGCTCGACCTGCTCCTGGCGATGACCCAGGAAGCACTGGACAAGTACTACCCTGATCTCAAAGAGGGTGGAACGCTTATAATTGATTCATCAATGATTGATGATGTTCCGACCGACAAGTATTACGCCCTTGAATTCACTCGCATTGCGCGTAAGGATGTCGGTCACATTATGGTAGCCAACGTGGTGGCTCTTGGAGCTATCGCCGCTATCACCGGTCTTGTTTCCAAAGAACGATTGGTGGAAACGGTGTTGGAACGGGCCCCCAAGGGAACCGAAGACAAAAACCGCAAGGCCGTGGATATCGGCTATGAAGAGGCTCTGAAGCTGAAAAAATAG
- the sucC gene encoding ADP-forming succinate--CoA ligase subunit beta has product MKIHEYQAKQLFADAGIPVPPGDVATTPVEAFEIAERINKPVMVKAQVHVGGRGKAGGVKYAETAEAAKVLATSILGMDIKGLTVKKVLVTAAEDIISESYVGIILDRVTKRPVFMISPAGGIDIEQVAAETPDKIFKLAVDPVVGLRPFQARNLAYKLYRDISQVRPAADILMKLYDVFWKVDASLVEINPLITNTASEVVAIDAKVNIDDNALFRQKDVSAMRDIDAEEPSEVAAREGDLSFVKLDGSIGCMVNGAGLAMATMDLVKRYGGDPANFLDIGGSSNPKKVITALKIITSDPNVRAILINIFGGITRCDDVATGIVAALNELKPTVPIVVRLTGTNKEAAAKILASYKLPHEDTLDKVVKKAIELAGLGH; this is encoded by the coding sequence ATGAAGATCCACGAGTATCAGGCCAAGCAGTTGTTTGCTGATGCCGGTATTCCGGTGCCTCCTGGTGATGTAGCAACAACTCCTGTTGAGGCCTTCGAAATTGCCGAGAGAATCAACAAACCGGTCATGGTTAAGGCACAGGTGCACGTCGGTGGTCGAGGTAAAGCCGGAGGTGTCAAGTATGCTGAGACTGCCGAAGCAGCCAAGGTGTTGGCCACCAGTATTCTTGGAATGGACATCAAGGGGCTGACCGTCAAGAAAGTGCTTGTTACGGCGGCCGAGGACATCATCTCCGAATCGTATGTCGGGATTATCCTTGATCGCGTGACCAAGCGACCGGTATTTATGATTTCTCCGGCTGGTGGCATAGATATCGAGCAAGTTGCCGCCGAGACTCCGGATAAGATCTTCAAATTGGCTGTTGATCCTGTCGTTGGCCTCCGTCCGTTTCAGGCTCGTAATCTGGCCTACAAGCTATATCGTGACATTAGCCAGGTAAGACCTGCAGCCGATATCCTGATGAAGCTCTATGATGTTTTCTGGAAGGTTGATGCTTCACTGGTTGAGATCAATCCCCTTATTACCAATACTGCTTCCGAGGTAGTGGCTATTGATGCGAAGGTTAACATTGACGACAATGCTCTTTTCCGTCAGAAGGACGTGTCCGCTATGCGTGACATTGATGCTGAGGAACCTTCGGAAGTAGCGGCGCGTGAGGGTGATCTCTCGTTTGTCAAACTGGACGGCAGTATTGGTTGTATGGTCAACGGTGCAGGTCTGGCTATGGCGACTATGGATCTGGTCAAACGCTATGGTGGCGATCCGGCCAATTTCCTTGATATTGGTGGTTCATCCAATCCCAAGAAGGTCATTACGGCACTAAAGATCATCACCAGCGATCCGAACGTTCGTGCCATTCTGATCAACATCTTTGGTGGTATCACCCGATGTGACGATGTGGCTACCGGAATAGTGGCTGCGCTCAATGAGCTGAAACCGACCGTGCCTATTGTTGTGCGGCTGACCGGTACAAATAAAGAGGCGGCGGCCAAGATTCTGGCATCGTACAAATTGCCGCACGAAGATACGTTGGATAAGGTAGTGAAAAAGGCCATTGAACTGGCCGGACTCGGACACTAA
- a CDS encoding cyclic 2,3-diphosphoglycerate synthase — translation MAKNRKKIIIMGAAGRDFHNFNCLYRENADVEIVAFTATQIPDIEGRKYPAVLAGKLYPKGIPIVDESELLPLIKKHKVEEVIFSYSDVTYQYVMEKAAYVMAAGARFSVEGADPTMIRSKKPLVSVCAIRTGCGKSQTSRRVADVLQSLGKKVVAIRHPMPYGDLAKQACQRFATLADLDKHKCTIEEREEYEPHIMRGVIVYAGVDYEMILREAEKEADVILWDGGNNDMSFYKPDLMITVVDPHRVGHESTYYPGQVNLLTADVIVINKIDSADAEDVSLLRQNIAEYNSNAIVVDAASPLAVEDGFKIKGKKVLVVEDGPTLTHGEMAFGAGVVAADKYGAAELVDPRPYTVKSITATFEKYPGIGVLLPAMGYGKQQVKDLETTINKTKCDLVVLATPIDLSRIIKIKKPSVRVSYSLQEIGTPDLMTVLSDFVGGKKKKTSKKGASKK, via the coding sequence ATGGCCAAGAATAGAAAAAAGATCATTATCATGGGCGCCGCAGGGCGTGACTTTCATAATTTCAACTGTCTCTATCGCGAGAATGCCGATGTTGAGATCGTTGCTTTCACTGCTACCCAGATTCCTGATATCGAAGGCCGTAAGTATCCCGCAGTCTTGGCCGGCAAACTCTACCCTAAGGGTATTCCAATTGTCGACGAATCCGAACTGCTGCCTTTGATTAAGAAACACAAGGTTGAAGAAGTCATTTTCTCTTACTCCGACGTGACCTATCAGTACGTGATGGAGAAAGCAGCCTATGTTATGGCTGCCGGTGCTCGTTTCTCGGTTGAGGGTGCGGATCCGACAATGATTCGGTCCAAGAAGCCGCTGGTGTCAGTATGCGCTATCCGTACAGGTTGTGGCAAGTCGCAGACCTCCCGACGTGTGGCCGATGTTCTCCAGTCGCTGGGCAAGAAGGTAGTGGCTATCCGTCACCCTATGCCGTATGGCGATCTGGCCAAACAGGCGTGTCAGCGTTTCGCGACTCTGGCTGACCTCGACAAGCACAAATGTACTATCGAAGAGCGCGAAGAGTACGAGCCTCACATCATGCGTGGCGTGATTGTTTATGCCGGCGTTGATTATGAGATGATTCTGCGCGAAGCCGAGAAAGAAGCTGATGTCATCCTGTGGGATGGTGGTAACAATGACATGTCCTTCTACAAGCCAGACCTGATGATTACAGTCGTTGATCCGCATCGTGTGGGTCATGAATCGACTTACTATCCGGGCCAGGTGAATCTGCTGACGGCTGATGTTATCGTTATCAATAAAATCGACTCGGCCGACGCTGAAGATGTGAGTTTGCTTCGCCAGAATATCGCCGAGTACAATTCGAACGCGATTGTCGTCGATGCGGCTTCTCCTCTGGCCGTTGAAGACGGATTCAAGATCAAGGGCAAGAAGGTACTCGTGGTTGAAGACGGTCCGACCCTGACACACGGTGAGATGGCTTTTGGTGCTGGTGTCGTTGCGGCTGACAAATACGGTGCTGCTGAACTAGTCGATCCTCGTCCGTACACTGTCAAGTCGATCACCGCGACGTTTGAGAAGTATCCCGGCATCGGTGTGCTTCTACCGGCGATGGGTTATGGCAAACAGCAGGTCAAGGATTTGGAGACCACTATCAACAAGACCAAGTGTGATCTGGTTGTGCTGGCTACTCCTATTGATCTGAGTCGTATCATTAAGATCAAGAAGCCGTCAGTGCGAGTGAGCTATAGCCTGCAGGAAATCGGAACTCCCGATCTGATGACAGTGCTCAGCGACTTTGTTGGCGGAAAGAAAAAGAAGACCTCGAAAAAAGGCGCTTCTAAGAAATAG
- a CDS encoding 2-oxoacid:ferredoxin oxidoreductase subunit beta produces MTTTETDKKAPKQRSDIALQYLRPGKKLPHVWCPGCGIGVVMGAYIRALDKLGWDRDAVAMVSGIGCSSRMPVYMDFHSLHTAHGRALPFATGVKFNRPDMNVVVITGDGDALAIGGNHFIHACRRNINITTILINNSIYGMTGGQGSPATPSGDKSTTTPYGNSEKHFDPCTLATAAGASYVARASVHAVPQLEKLIKGGLAHDGFSLIEVIANCHTYYGRLNRLGDAVAMLRRYKEQSVTVAKARKMSPEELEGKIVLGMLHQDEKTEFCNEYQKVVELLKKKRGTNGN; encoded by the coding sequence ATGACCACGACCGAAACTGACAAGAAAGCTCCCAAGCAGCGTTCCGACATAGCCCTGCAGTACTTGCGTCCGGGAAAGAAACTCCCGCACGTCTGGTGTCCGGGCTGTGGAATTGGTGTCGTAATGGGTGCCTATATTCGCGCTCTTGATAAGCTTGGCTGGGATCGCGACGCGGTAGCGATGGTGTCTGGAATCGGATGCAGCAGCCGTATGCCCGTGTATATGGATTTCCATTCTCTACACACTGCTCACGGTCGGGCTTTGCCTTTTGCTACCGGCGTCAAGTTCAATCGACCTGACATGAACGTAGTTGTGATTACCGGCGATGGTGACGCATTGGCTATTGGTGGTAATCATTTTATCCATGCCTGTCGTCGCAATATCAATATCACTACTATTCTGATTAACAACAGCATCTACGGCATGACAGGTGGCCAGGGTTCACCTGCCACGCCGAGCGGTGATAAATCAACAACAACGCCCTATGGCAATAGCGAGAAGCATTTCGATCCATGCACTCTTGCGACTGCGGCCGGAGCTTCTTATGTAGCCCGCGCCAGTGTCCACGCCGTACCTCAGCTTGAAAAACTGATCAAGGGCGGCCTCGCGCATGATGGCTTCTCGCTTATTGAAGTCATTGCCAACTGTCATACCTATTATGGCCGACTCAATCGTTTGGGCGATGCAGTCGCCATGCTTCGCAGGTATAAGGAGCAGTCGGTTACCGTGGCAAAGGCCAGGAAGATGTCACCCGAAGAGTTAGAGGGTAAGATCGTTCTCGGCATGCTCCATCAAGACGAAAAGACCGAATTCTGCAACGAATACCAGAAGGTTGTAGAGTTGCTGAAGAAAAAGAGAGGCACCAATGGCAACTAA